In Virgibacillus sp. NKC19-16, a single genomic region encodes these proteins:
- a CDS encoding MurR/RpiR family transcriptional regulator: protein MIDISKFIQGKNLTDLDIQVFTYIIDNIDNVLQQGVRQIAENNYTSAATVIRLSKKLGYTGFIDMYYNILPLVKTAENQQQTEVVEDFLEMTPQDFFKYNTLEDIEQFIQTVLHLHQNYIFIYATGFSGIAAEYLYKKLLVLGKKTVHASGTDSVGVFENNIEDIGVLVVISKSGETQQVIDKLNAAKEHKISTVSFTKETTNRVADLSDLNFKIIDNSKLDDRNMLPNIFFPRLLMVFEFIMKTYLERIK from the coding sequence TTGATTGATATTAGTAAATTTATTCAAGGGAAGAATCTGACAGATTTAGATATTCAAGTTTTCACCTATATCATCGATAATATTGATAATGTTTTACAACAGGGCGTTAGACAAATTGCGGAAAACAACTATACCTCTGCTGCTACAGTAATTCGTTTATCCAAAAAACTGGGGTATACAGGTTTTATTGACATGTACTATAACATCTTGCCTCTGGTTAAAACAGCGGAGAATCAACAGCAAACCGAGGTAGTCGAGGATTTTCTGGAGATGACACCTCAGGATTTTTTTAAGTACAACACGTTGGAAGATATAGAGCAGTTTATTCAGACGGTTTTACATCTACATCAAAATTATATTTTTATTTATGCTACAGGTTTTTCTGGTATTGCTGCGGAGTATCTGTATAAAAAATTACTGGTACTAGGGAAAAAGACAGTACATGCAAGCGGAACTGATTCCGTTGGTGTGTTTGAGAATAATATAGAGGATATCGGTGTGCTGGTTGTTATATCGAAATCCGGTGAAACGCAACAAGTCATTGATAAATTGAATGCTGCCAAGGAGCATAAAATATCAACCGTTTCTTTCACCAAAGAAACGACTAACCGAGTTGCTGATTTATCTGATTTGAATTTTAAAATCATCGATAATAGCAAATTAGACGATCGAAATATGCTACCAAATATCTTCTTTCCCAGACTGCTGATGGTGTTTGAATTCATCATGAAAACCTACCTTGAACGGATAAAATAG
- a CDS encoding flagellin N-terminal helical domain-containing protein, which yields MIINHNIAALNTHRQLSSNNNAVQGSLEKLSSGLQINKAGDDAAGLAISEKMRGQINGLEMASKNAQDGVSLIQTAEGAMNESHAILQRMNELAVQSSNDTNTDADRAEMQKEVDQLAEALTDISNDTEFNTQNLLDGSFEGTFHVGANEGQNLSISIGDMSAESLGVTGSQTGLTEETDTVQGIADQTVLQNDSGNNIAVGMDNESGDTAFYRLSDVEAIDDGFGGEELVLKDGVDAADALTTVNSEDGSAIIGIEGGAGIDISTQEAANSAISTIQSAVDQVSSARSNLGATQNRLEHTINNLGASAENLTAAESRIRDVDMAAEMMEFTKNNILSQASQSMLAQSQQMPQGVLQLLQ from the coding sequence ATGATTATTAATCACAACATTGCGGCGCTAAACACGCACCGCCAGCTATCAAGCAACAACAATGCTGTACAGGGATCTTTAGAAAAACTTTCTTCAGGTCTGCAAATCAACAAAGCCGGAGATGACGCTGCAGGTCTAGCAATCTCTGAAAAAATGCGCGGACAGATTAATGGATTGGAAATGGCTAGTAAGAATGCTCAAGATGGCGTTTCTTTGATTCAAACTGCAGAGGGTGCGATGAATGAATCACATGCGATTCTTCAGCGTATGAACGAATTGGCAGTACAGAGTTCGAATGATACGAATACGGATGCAGACCGTGCAGAAATGCAGAAGGAGGTAGATCAGTTAGCAGAAGCTTTAACTGATATTTCAAATGACACGGAGTTTAACACGCAAAACTTATTAGACGGTTCATTTGAAGGGACTTTTCATGTTGGAGCGAATGAAGGGCAGAATTTGTCAATTTCGATTGGTGATATGAGTGCTGAATCACTTGGAGTCACAGGATCTCAAACCGGGCTAACTGAAGAGACTGATACAGTCCAGGGTATAGCTGATCAAACTGTTCTTCAGAATGATAGCGGTAATAACATTGCAGTAGGAATGGATAATGAGTCAGGAGATACTGCTTTCTATAGACTTAGTGATGTAGAAGCTATTGATGATGGATTTGGGGGAGAAGAATTAGTACTCAAAGATGGAGTTGATGCTGCGGACGCACTAACAACAGTTAATAGTGAAGATGGTTCTGCAATTATAGGAATTGAAGGTGGCGCAGGAATTGACATTTCTACCCAAGAAGCAGCTAACTCAGCAATCTCCACTATCCAATCAGCTGTCGATCAAGTTTCAAGCGCACGTTCTAACCTAGGTGCAACACAAAACCGCCTAGAACATACTATCAATAATCTTGGAGCTTCTGCAGAAAACTTAACTGCTGCAGAATCACGTATCCGTGACGTTGATATGGCCGCTGAAATGATGGAGTTCACAAAGAATAATATCCTTTCACAAGCGTCACAATCAATGCTGGCTCAATCCCAACAAATGCCTCAAGGAGTTTTACAACTTCTGCAGTAA
- a CDS encoding NAD(P)/FAD-dependent oxidoreductase yields MNTTIIIGAGIAGVNAAESLRKEGYQGRIVLMDRDRQIPYDRPPLSKEWMKGEVDDARILLRNPAIYEKLDIDLKLGVEVTGIDPDRKILDTENGPSYEWEKLILATGTNLRTLSIPGDDLKGIFYLRKMDDALAIKYHMQYVKQAVIIGAGFIGAELASSMSEMGIDVTIVERSAYPMENIVGRQVSEHFLDLHRRNGVEVITEDSVTQFNGEMKVEEVVTSGGRSIPCQAVMIGVGVTPNTKVAHPQLEAEGGYVVNEYGETSLSDIYAVGDCTSWPYQGAPIHIEHWDHAVNHAKTVSRNIIHPQSTPYTYTPYFWSDQYSTRFQYFGHAKRWSKTVLRGSIESDAFTIFYLGAQDIVKAAFLSNQPKNALPVRRMIQQQKVIDVEALADEGVALKKV; encoded by the coding sequence GTGAATACAACGATTATTATCGGAGCTGGAATTGCAGGTGTAAATGCCGCTGAGAGCTTGCGAAAAGAAGGTTATCAGGGGCGGATTGTGCTGATGGACCGCGACAGACAGATTCCCTATGATCGTCCGCCTCTGTCAAAGGAGTGGATGAAGGGTGAGGTCGATGATGCACGTATATTATTGCGCAATCCTGCCATTTATGAAAAATTAGATATCGACTTGAAGCTAGGTGTTGAAGTGACAGGAATCGATCCCGACCGTAAAATCCTCGATACGGAAAATGGCCCTTCCTATGAATGGGAAAAACTCATCCTTGCGACTGGAACAAACTTACGAACATTGTCCATACCGGGAGATGATTTGAAAGGAATTTTTTATTTACGAAAGATGGATGATGCACTAGCCATTAAATACCATATGCAATATGTGAAGCAGGCCGTTATTATTGGTGCTGGATTTATCGGTGCCGAACTTGCCTCCTCTATGAGCGAGATGGGAATCGACGTTACGATTGTGGAAAGGTCCGCTTACCCGATGGAAAATATCGTGGGGCGACAAGTATCAGAGCATTTTCTGGATTTGCATCGACGTAACGGCGTTGAAGTGATTACAGAGGATTCTGTCACTCAGTTTAACGGGGAGATGAAAGTTGAAGAAGTAGTAACATCAGGAGGCCGATCGATTCCGTGCCAGGCTGTCATGATAGGCGTAGGAGTGACGCCGAATACGAAGGTAGCCCATCCGCAATTAGAGGCAGAAGGGGGCTATGTTGTTAATGAATATGGCGAGACATCCCTCTCTGATATTTATGCGGTAGGGGATTGTACGTCATGGCCATACCAAGGGGCGCCCATTCATATTGAACATTGGGATCATGCCGTAAACCATGCCAAGACAGTCTCGCGGAACATAATACATCCGCAATCCACACCTTATACGTACACCCCGTACTTTTGGTCGGATCAATACAGTACCCGGTTCCAATATTTCGGGCATGCAAAAAGATGGTCTAAAACTGTTTTACGGGGATCAATAGAATCGGATGCATTCACGATTTTCTATCTAGGTGCTCAGGATATCGTCAAGGCCGCGTTCCTTTCCAACCAACCGAAAAACGCCTTGCCCGTAAGACGGATGATCCAGCAGCAGAAAGTGATAGATGTGGAGGCTTTGGCAGATGAGGGTGTAGCTTTGAAAAAGGTTTAG
- a CDS encoding Rieske (2Fe-2S) protein yields MQHSEGESPVLDDAYIYVCSSSELEEDDLIECETGEETIVVGRGEGKVYAVEGICTHAYSELVDGELDGTCLTCPLHFACFDIRDGSVLEGPADKPLRVYEAIEYDGSVWVNYERG; encoded by the coding sequence ATGCAACATTCAGAGGGTGAAAGTCCCGTTTTGGACGACGCTTATATTTATGTGTGCTCAAGTTCAGAGCTTGAAGAAGATGATTTGATTGAATGTGAAACAGGTGAAGAGACGATTGTGGTCGGCCGGGGAGAAGGGAAGGTTTATGCTGTTGAAGGGATATGTACACATGCCTATTCCGAGCTGGTCGATGGTGAGTTGGACGGAACTTGTCTGACGTGTCCGTTGCACTTTGCCTGTTTTGATATCCGTGACGGTTCCGTGCTGGAAGGTCCGGCAGATAAACCGCTGCGTGTTTATGAAGCTATCGAGTACGACGGATCCGTATGGGTCAACTATGAAAGGGGGTGA
- the betB gene encoding betaine-aldehyde dehydrogenase, which yields MKKMFINGEWMEASSKETREIINPFNQEVIATVAEGDEEDTKFAIAAAREAFDNKEWAWIPAAQRGKVVHLIADLIERDHAELAELESLDTGKTVEESRGDMDDIADVFRYFAEMADKDGGEIIDSPIPNSTSRLVHEPVGVCGQITPWNYPLLQASWKLAPALAAGNTLVMKPSEITPLTSVKVFELMEEAGVPPGVVNLVLGSGASVGAELSANENVDLISFTGGIETGKKIMQAASSNVKNLALELGGKNPNIVFADAAFETAVDQAMNAVFFHAGQICSAGTRLIIEESIHDDFVAALVDRVKNIKLGSGFDKSTQMGPLISEEQLNKVSNYVEAGKQEGATVAVGGGRPDDPQLQNGFFYLPTVLTNCTTEMRVVQDEGFGPVITVEKFRAEEEAVRLANDSIYGLSGGVFTNDIAKAERCVRKMRMGTVWINDVNLYFPHAPWGGYKQSGIGRELGKTGLEEYQETKHIFQNLKPEPVNWF from the coding sequence ATGAAAAAGATGTTTATTAACGGTGAATGGATGGAAGCCAGTTCCAAAGAGACAAGAGAAATTATAAATCCTTTCAATCAAGAAGTCATCGCAACGGTAGCGGAAGGCGATGAGGAGGATACGAAATTTGCGATTGCGGCTGCTCGGGAAGCTTTTGATAATAAGGAGTGGGCTTGGATCCCTGCTGCACAGCGAGGTAAGGTTGTTCACCTGATTGCCGATTTGATCGAGCGTGACCACGCGGAATTGGCTGAGCTTGAATCACTCGACACCGGTAAAACAGTAGAGGAAAGTCGCGGGGATATGGATGATATCGCAGACGTTTTTCGTTATTTTGCCGAAATGGCTGACAAGGACGGCGGCGAAATAATTGATTCCCCTATTCCAAATTCAACCAGCAGGCTGGTCCATGAACCTGTCGGCGTCTGCGGCCAGATAACGCCATGGAACTACCCATTGCTGCAGGCCTCATGGAAATTGGCTCCAGCACTGGCGGCGGGGAACACACTTGTCATGAAGCCAAGTGAAATTACGCCGCTTACGTCGGTGAAAGTTTTCGAATTAATGGAAGAAGCCGGCGTTCCACCAGGTGTTGTCAACCTGGTGCTTGGATCTGGCGCTAGCGTTGGCGCGGAACTTTCAGCTAATGAGAATGTCGATTTGATTTCATTTACAGGCGGGATTGAAACCGGCAAGAAGATTATGCAGGCAGCCAGTTCCAATGTGAAAAACCTGGCACTGGAACTTGGCGGGAAAAATCCGAATATTGTTTTTGCCGATGCGGCATTTGAAACAGCTGTTGATCAGGCGATGAACGCGGTATTTTTCCATGCCGGACAAATCTGTTCAGCAGGCACCCGTTTGATTATTGAAGAAAGCATTCACGATGATTTTGTCGCGGCTCTTGTCGACCGTGTAAAGAATATCAAGCTCGGCAGTGGTTTTGATAAATCAACTCAAATGGGGCCGCTCATTTCAGAGGAACAGTTAAATAAGGTGAGTAATTATGTGGAAGCCGGCAAGCAGGAAGGCGCAACGGTCGCAGTCGGCGGCGGTCGTCCTGACGATCCCCAGCTGCAAAATGGATTTTTCTACCTACCGACTGTATTGACCAATTGCACGACGGAGATGCGTGTTGTGCAGGATGAAGGCTTCGGCCCAGTGATTACGGTGGAAAAATTCAGGGCCGAAGAAGAGGCCGTCCGTCTTGCTAACGATTCTATTTACGGGCTATCCGGCGGTGTTTTTACAAATGACATTGCCAAAGCCGAGCGCTGCGTACGGAAAATGCGAATGGGAACGGTCTGGATCAACGATGTGAACCTGTACTTCCCGCATGCACCATGGGGCGGCTATAAACAGTCCGGAATCGGCCGTGAACTCGGCAAAACGGGGCTGGAAGAATATCAGGAAACCAAGCATATTTTCCAAAATTTGAAGCCTGAGCCAGTTAACTGGTTTTAA
- a CDS encoding Rieske (2Fe-2S) protein: MREVVCHKEDIHPGKMRSATLGKIPVVVCRTKDGEFYAFANRCLHQGAPLSEGVLCGDTKRTDIHGNYEYIKDGEILRCPWHALEYDIKNDGAMLAEPDKKLRSFQVTIEDDQVVVYK, from the coding sequence ATGAGAGAAGTTGTGTGTCATAAAGAAGATATTCATCCCGGTAAGATGAGAAGTGCTACATTAGGAAAGATTCCAGTTGTTGTTTGTCGCACAAAAGACGGTGAATTTTACGCATTTGCCAATCGATGTCTGCACCAGGGCGCACCGCTTTCAGAAGGTGTCTTATGTGGTGATACAAAACGTACAGATATTCATGGCAACTATGAATATATTAAAGACGGCGAAATCCTCCGTTGCCCGTGGCATGCGCTCGAATATGACATAAAAAATGATGGTGCTATGCTAGCAGAACCTGACAAAAAATTACGCAGTTTCCAAGTCACGATTGAGGATGACCAGGTGGTTGTATATAAATAA
- a CDS encoding amidohydrolase family protein, with the protein MPKRQKQRRIIDTDIHERVTYSDLLPYLDNPWRRYIEDNHWVQEKHMPYTQPTVAGVDRADAVTPDGGAAGTDLRFMQEQLLDAEGHEYGILSGALDPSPSSMHGWYEMGAALASAYNDWQIENWLEKDSRLYGSVHIAAQDPQQAVREIERVGPHPKMVQILLPIDTRSWGDPYYHPIYEAAERHNLSIGMHHNEPPTHFGGWPRYFIEWHTMLPTAHMIEVSNMVFNGVFDKFPGLHLIMIEGGFTHVPHLMKKMDQQYKELRHEIPWVKRMPSRIIQDHVRFTTQPVEELSQREFMQFVDQMGSEDMICFATDYPHWDYDSPLQALPKLDAALEEKIYSENARAAYPKLPRPTGGAK; encoded by the coding sequence ATGCCGAAGAGGCAGAAACAACGTCGTATCATCGACACAGACATCCATGAACGGGTGACTTATTCGGATCTTCTCCCTTACTTGGATAATCCATGGAGACGATATATAGAAGATAATCACTGGGTGCAGGAAAAACATATGCCGTATACGCAGCCAACTGTGGCTGGTGTCGATCGCGCAGATGCTGTAACACCGGACGGGGGAGCTGCAGGAACGGATCTAAGGTTTATGCAAGAACAACTACTCGATGCGGAAGGGCATGAATACGGTATTTTAAGCGGTGCCTTAGATCCCTCTCCGTCGTCCATGCACGGCTGGTATGAAATGGGGGCTGCCTTAGCGAGTGCCTATAACGATTGGCAAATTGAAAATTGGCTGGAAAAGGATAGCCGTTTATACGGTTCTGTTCATATTGCGGCGCAGGATCCACAACAAGCGGTTCGTGAGATAGAACGGGTCGGCCCCCATCCTAAAATGGTGCAAATATTGTTGCCGATTGATACCCGGTCATGGGGGGATCCGTACTATCATCCGATTTATGAAGCAGCAGAGCGTCATAATTTATCAATTGGTATGCACCATAATGAGCCACCTACTCATTTCGGGGGCTGGCCGCGTTATTTTATTGAGTGGCATACCATGTTGCCAACGGCGCATATGATTGAAGTCTCCAATATGGTGTTTAACGGTGTATTTGATAAATTCCCTGGCTTGCACCTGATCATGATTGAGGGTGGATTTACGCATGTCCCGCATCTAATGAAAAAGATGGATCAGCAGTATAAGGAACTTCGTCACGAAATTCCTTGGGTAAAACGGATGCCGAGCCGCATCATTCAGGATCATGTCCGTTTTACAACCCAACCCGTTGAAGAATTAAGCCAGAGAGAATTTATGCAGTTTGTGGATCAAATGGGGTCGGAGGATATGATTTGTTTTGCAACAGATTATCCACATTGGGATTATGATTCACCACTCCAGGCGCTTCCTAAATTAGACGCGGCGCTGGAGGAAAAAATTTATTCCGAGAATGCGCGAGCTGCCTATCCTAAATTGCCGCGACCAACAGGGGGTGCGAAATAA
- a CDS encoding glycine betaine ABC transporter substrate-binding protein: MISLSKKWGILISISIVLLLVGCQEETSGNAAEEESNDAAEIEEIVGIEPGSGTMNIANETVEEYDLSAELTPSSEAAMLTELETAIENQEPIVVTLWQPHWAFREYDLKFLEDPKETLGASENIHTMVREGLEDEHTSAYQLLDNFYWEIEDMNEVMTNFRSDDVEPREAAAQWIENNRDEVDSWIEDIEPVEDEEIELAYVNWDTETASTNVVALVLEELGYDVKLTMVDMGVAFQALSSGDVDGMLIAWLPVGAASYYEEYQDEIVDLGPNLEGAQQGFVVPEYMDIDSIEDLPTN; this comes from the coding sequence ATGATTTCATTATCAAAGAAATGGGGTATCCTCATAAGTATTAGTATTGTATTACTATTGGTGGGATGCCAAGAAGAAACCAGTGGTAACGCTGCAGAAGAGGAAAGTAATGATGCAGCTGAAATTGAGGAAATTGTCGGAATAGAGCCAGGATCAGGAACGATGAATATCGCCAATGAGACAGTTGAGGAATACGACTTAAGTGCGGAACTGACTCCAAGTTCGGAAGCAGCCATGCTAACGGAATTGGAAACTGCGATCGAAAATCAAGAACCGATTGTCGTCACGCTTTGGCAACCACACTGGGCGTTTAGAGAATATGACTTGAAATTTTTAGAGGATCCAAAAGAAACACTAGGTGCATCCGAAAATATACATACGATGGTCAGAGAAGGTCTTGAGGATGAACATACTTCTGCCTATCAATTATTGGATAACTTTTACTGGGAAATAGAAGACATGAATGAGGTTATGACAAACTTTAGAAGTGATGATGTTGAGCCACGTGAAGCAGCTGCGCAATGGATCGAAAACAATCGGGATGAAGTTGACTCTTGGATTGAAGATATTGAGCCAGTCGAAGATGAGGAAATCGAGCTGGCCTACGTTAATTGGGATACAGAAACCGCATCAACGAATGTCGTTGCGCTTGTTCTTGAAGAATTGGGCTACGATGTGAAGTTAACGATGGTTGATATGGGCGTCGCATTTCAAGCCCTTTCCAGTGGCGATGTTGATGGTATGTTAATTGCCTGGCTCCCTGTAGGTGCAGCTTCCTATTATGAAGAGTATCAAGACGAAATCGTCGACTTGGGTCCGAATTTGGAGGGCGCACAACAAGGCTTTGTTGTACCAGAATATATGGATATTGACAGTATTGAAGATTTACCGACTAATTAA